gacacagcagcCATGGCAAGTTCTTGAAAAGGGTTGATATCAGCTTCATCCCTGAACTTCCAAATCTCACTCAAGAAGCCCAGTGTTTTTTTTGTCTCCTTCCATTTACTAAGACGATTGGCACGCCATTGCTGGACAACCTTGTCCATCTCTGCAGGAGAGGAGCCAAGGAGCTTGGCTATTGTTCTATTTCTACAGGGCTCTGTACCTCACCCAGCACTGACTTCAAAAAAGTCAGATACAATATGTTTTGAGGATCACTGTACATGGAGTATAAAACCTCAGCCATGTAGCAGTGTTCACTGGACTTGGTGACTGCGAAATGCAGCCTAAGCTCCTCCCACTGGTCCAAAATGCGTGAAACCGCTGGTTCAATGGAGAGCCAACATGTGGCACACAGCTTGGTCATCTGTAAAGGTTTCTCCCCACAGTTGATGGTCTCATATTGTAAGCCTTGTAAGCCTCCCTGCGCTTTGGAGACACTGAAAACCAGTTATAAGTATATCATACCAAGCACTCCACACTACGGGGATGGTGTCATTCGAAGCATGACTTACAGCAAGCTGCAGATACAGTGAATAAGAACCAGATATTTGAGGCCATACTCCTCCTTCAGCACTTTATGGACCCCATTGTTAATCCCCGTCATAACAGAGGCATTGTCAGTACTATCCCCAGGAGTTTCTCTTTTTTAAGACAACACTTCGAGGAAAGCCACAGCAGCACGGGCTATAGATTTGgcatctcctccctccaactcATCAAGCCCCAGAAATGTTGATACAATTGTCTGCTTGGTGTCACTAAAGTACCTTATCACAATCCCCAGGTACTTAGAAACACTTACATCCGTGGAGTCATTGAGGAGGCTGAAACACTGGTCACCCACATCTCTGACCAACTTTTTCAGAAAGTATGGTGCTAGAACACCATTAATCATTTCTGTGCACTTTGTCCTGTGCATTTTGAAGAGGACAGCGGCAGTGGATTCTGAGAAAGCAGCTCTACCTGCTTCTCCAATGTGATCACATGCCAGCATAGAACAGTGTTCAGCGATAGCTAATGCTATGGTGGCCTCAGCGTTTTTTGCAGAATCCATTTTTTTAACCATAAATGGCAGCTTGTTTTGGGTGGAACTGTTATAAGGCTTTGCCTTTTGAGTATGTTTTTGAGTTGTCATGTGGTTTTTAACACCACTAAGTTTGGGGGTAGAAATGAGCcttacaatacaggcagtatgcccgtgtatcatctccaataaacagcttcaaccagcctttgaattcagggtttgattcccactccTTTCTGTATTTTTGAGTGTACAGTTTAGACTGAGACATGATGAGCTAGCCAGCTAGATGTTTAGCTTgtcacagagaggcacacacacagtggacaagGTGAATAAGTGACTGAGGCTGTGTGAGTCAAATGCAGTGAATTATTTATAGGcagtgatttattttagacaaagcacattttacatttacatctcGCCCTGAATGTAAGCTAGGGCGGGATCAgcctgctctgactgcagctggaaGGGACTGCTACTGCTATACTGACAGTACCTGCATCAGTACCTGTATCATGTGCCACTGCTGGGGGGTGGGAAGCAGAGGATCAAACCATTGTGAGGCAAAGCGGGGGGGGTCGCAACTTAAAATAGAGCTATTAAGTGTCTATAATCAGCATAAGTGCTTTCATTgcgtattattaatattattcaaATTACAGTTATATTGGGCGGGGCAAATCATAATTTTAACAGGATGGGGGGTTCCCCCTAAGATTTCCCCCCatggatataggacttgtttttctgtggctatagatacttttgtacctgtttcctccagcatcttcacaaggtcctttgctgttgttctgggatttatttgcacttttccaccaaagtacgttaatctctaggagacagaacgccactccttcctgagcgttatgacagctgcgtggtcccatggtgtttatacttgcatactattgtttgtacagataaaagTGGTAccgtcaggcatttggaaattgctcccaaggatgaaccagacttgtagactTCTACAAAagaaattctgaggtcttggctgatttcttttgattttcccgtgatgtcaagcaaagaggtactgagtttgaaggtaggccttgaaatacaaccacagataggcctatcagaagcttctaaagccatgacatcattttctggaattttccaagctgtttaaaggcacagtcaacttagtgtatgtaaacttctgacccactggaattgtgatacagtgaattataagtgaaataatctgtctgtaaaacaattgttggaaaaattacttgtgtcatgcacaaagtatatgtcctaaccgacttgccaaaactatagtttttttaaattactccaacctaagtgtatgtaaacttccgacttcaactgtatgtgagtttcctgtcctctctgaggtcacaccaaatgaaacacactcgtcATACCCTTAGGTGTCCACGGAACATTCCTACCTTCTCACAAGTGGGCATTTTGTTTCAAATTCCCATTTCGGGGATTTAGGAATTCACCACATGAAatcctttgttctctctgtgtctatctttCTGCATGGCCAGGGGGAGAGAGTCTCcgccaggaatttacgacctgagataacagaacccGGGTGCAGGGGAGAGTGGGAAACCATGATCTATACCCAGAAAGGACCACGTCATGACAACGTGACCCTCAGAGCTGGAATCTGCCTAGCAAGCCACAAGCCTACTAAAAGGTACTAACTAGGTGCTAACATTGCCCCTAGTGCATGGTATAGTTTCCACATTTCGCCAGATCCAACCGTAATCTGGTACCTTCAGAATCGGCACCTCCTGCCATTTTCATAAGACTCGGTATAGGTTAGAGTTGGTTCTCTTTACTTCTAATCGACTGGAATTTGTTAAAAGAGAAGTGAGTGAAGAGGCTTCAGGTTCTAGTATGCTGGCATTAAAAAAGGAGCTTTTCCTAACTTCCATCAGAGGGCAATGTTACCTCATTCATCACATTGTTGTGTCCAGTCTTCAAAGTGTAATGTGATGATATGTGGGGGCATTGGTCTGACATACTGGATCAACCTCAGAAAAGGCATTTGAAGAAGAGTGGAAATCTTGAACTTTTTCATATTTATTCATATTCAAATGAGTCACTCAAAACGTATACAGTATCTCTGACATACCCCATTCAAACATGGGTTATCTTGAATATCAACAACTATCCTACAGTATAATGGAGAATAGATAAATCATCCAATAAGTCTATTTGTTGCTGATTCTTCATTTTATCAGCAGAAAACATACAGCAACAGCAAGAGCTACTGTCACAGGTGTGTGTAGTTGGACTCAACTCAACTCAAAATTCCATTGTCAATCTTATTCTGATCACAAATCATATAACCACTGTTTACATAAGAAGACTTTCAGAAACATACAACTTGTGGAGTGTAAACAAGTAATTGCTTTAAAAGTCTGGTTCCACATCATCTCTATAGGGAGGCTTAAGACTAAAGCAGCTCCTATATCCGGTTGGACATGATTCTAGTGTTAAGTCTCCTGAAGAAAGATTTGGTTTTGGACAGCTTGTACTTCTTCCGGTTCTTGGTCTTTTTGTGATAGACCCCATTCCAGTGGTCCTCCTCCTCGTCCCCCACCCACGGTCCCCACGCGCCATCGTTCAGGTCTGGGTCGCCCCTGGGGTCCTCAGAGGGGTACCGCACCGGGACCGAAGTCCGGTTGTAGAACACCAACCGCGCCAGGAGCTCTTTGACCACGTCTGGTCGCTGCTCGGCCAGGTCATAGCGTTCGTACGGGTCTCCACTGATGTTAAAGAGCCATACTGACTTCTGAGGTTCCAGGTGGCGTTCCAGGTTCCACCAGCCATCGGGAAAGCCAGGGAGCATCTGGGGCGGGGTCCAGTCTCCGTATCCGGGGTCCCCGGTCAGGAGCTTCCAGTCGCCTGCGCGGATGGAGGCCTGGATGGCTGTGTTCCAGATGCCATAGCCACTCTGCAGGGAGCCGCTCCGGGCCGGGTTGTAGAGAGGGTCAATGTTATGGAGGATCTCCAGTCGGGGGGACTCCTTCTCCTCACTGATGGCCCCCCACATGTCATACCCATCTAGCCCCTCGGTCTGTGACGCGTTTCCCCCAGCCAACCCAACCAGCGTGGGGTACCAGTCAGTGATGTGCACCAGGGCCTTGCTCACCCTCCTCTTGCGCCTCAGCAGGGGGCTGTGGACGAAGCCCAGCCCCCTCACGCCCCCCTCCCAGTAGGTGCCCTTACGCCCCCTCAGAGGCCAGTTGCTACCCCCGGAGAAGGGCTGGCCTCCGTTGTCAGTGGAGAATATGATGACACTGTTCTGGTAGTAGCCATACTTACGAAGGGCATAGGTCACATTCCTCACCGCTTCGTCTACAGCCGACACCATGGCTGCATATTTCCTCCTGGCCACGTTGCCCAGGCCGCGGTATGGGTAGATGTATTCCCGCGGGGACTGGAGAGGTGTGTGCACCGCCTGGAAGGAGAGGTATATAAACAGAGGCTGTGCCTGAGGGTCGTGGGCAGCTAAGATCTTCCTCACCCTCTGGGTGTACAGATGGGTGGAGTACTTCCCCCCCTGACCCCATGCCACCGTCTCCCCCTCGTGGAGGTCAAAACCACACATCCCTGGGCCGTCACATGACTTGTAGGTGTAGTAATCCACGCTGCCTGTCAAAGAACCGAAGTAGGAGTCAAAGCCTCGGCGGGTGGGCAGGCACTCCTTCTTGTAAAAGCCCAGGTGCCACTTGCCTACCATATGGGTGGAGTAGCCAGTCTCCTGCAGTCTCTGGGGAAGGGTGACCTGGTCAAAGGGAAGGCAGTTGGGCTGACGGGGTCggatgatggagtgctgcaggcCAGTGTGGATCTGGTACCTGGGCAGAGGGACACAAAGGCATAAAATGTCTGATCCCTCAAGTAATTGACGAACAATGAAAGTAGCCTAATACCCTGACTACACCGCTCGCGTTGCAAAATTAATTTAGAaatctgttattcaattattgcacccacacggCTGGCGTGCGCCAATGAgggtctgcgttgccaagggctcaAATAGAAGTTAGTTCTATTTGTGacacagatcgcgctgcaagtcctgcctcttccatctcctcattggtttatagaagtaGGTACCAACTTGCCATCTCCTCATtagttatacccacgtgggtgactgaaagacgaacgaggtcgGTAGAGGtcatgcacctaatttatgaatgttgccaatcgcaatataaagtccagagaagaaaaagcctggaaggaggagagatgactagaaacgattcggttgaccgttttatgcgtggattaattgtcggagtagaggaccttgcgcatttcaggtaaaataacaactcaatgtttatagcccaggacaaattagctagcaagagcaagctagctaaatgggacaaattagctagcaagtgcaagctagctaactaATTTCCAAaattcgacctgtccccaaattaatgtaatttgttcagagtttgttttaatATTTTAAGCTGCGTGTCGGGATCGTGTTTGGTATGGTGGgagaaaatacatttatgcacgatggtgcacgcgcacagccggtttgggttccgtgtaatcAATGTATCAACTATGAATGATAAAAAAGTTGAAAAACAAACAGATATATGGATATATTTTGTCCAGACCTTTTTTGGTGgtcaaaaaatatacaaaaaatatattgctcagttgtgcaccggggcctcacactcctctttctattctggttagagccagtttgcgctgttctgtgaagagagtagtatacaacattgtacgagatcttcagtttcttagcattttctcgcatggaatagccttcatttctcagaacaagaatagacggacgagtttcagaagaaagttccttgtttctgaccatttttagcctgtaatcgaacccacatatgctgatgctccagatactcaactcgtctgaagaaggccagttttattgcttctttaaccagcacaaaagttttcagctgtgctaacataattgcaaaagggttttctaatgaccaattagccttttaaaattataaacttggattagctaacacaacgtgccattggaacacaggagtgatggttgctgataatgggcctctgtacgcctatgtagatattccattaaaaatcagccgtttccagctacaatagtcatttacaacattaacaatgtctacactgtgtttctgatcaatttgatgttattttaatggacaaacaaaattattttctttcagaaacatggacatttctaagtgaccccaaacatgtGAATGGTAATGTATGTGTTCCAGAGTAGAAAGACCCAGCATAGCTACTGCAATTGAGTACTGGCAGTGTCTGCTGTGGCAGGTGGGAAGGTGTAATCTATCTGAAAAATATATAATCTCTCAATGTTCTAATCTCTCAATGTTCATGTCAAAGTGCACCATATTCATGAATTTAGTTGAAATTCCTTGTTTTTTTGCCCGGACCCCCCTTACTGGCTTTGGGCTAAGCCACCAATGTCTTCAAATCCGTTAAAACGGCCCTGACAGGAtccatctattcattcattactatTGAGGCTACTCGGTATTGGTTACTCCACATTACTCCAACTATAGGGAAAAGATCCTACAGATAAAATACAACAATGTTTAGAAAAAAAGACATAGAGAAAAACATCTGTCTGAATACATCATGAATTAGTTGACTACAAAAGAACAACTCTCTAGGCTACTTCAGATCTGGCGATAAAAGATGCACTTTACCTGCCGGTGATCAGCTGACTGCGAGATGGCGTGCATATGGGCTGTATGTAGTAGTTCTCCAGCTTCACTCCATCCGCGGCCAGTTTATCCAGGGTCGGTGTCTGGATGTCGGAGCCGTGGTAACCGATATCGTTGAATCCCTGGTCGTCCGTCATGATGAAGATGATGTGAGGGGGATGCGGTACCGGCGACCGGTCTCGGAAGTTCGGAACTGACTCGCTCTCCACCTGGTTCGGACTCATTAAGTCCCACGACAGGTAGCCGAGACTGAGTAAACTGACCACGGAGAATCCGGTTAGAGCTGACACTGCCATGGTAACTGCGCGCCTTTAAATGTTTAGGCAATCTATAAGTGAAAATATATACCTAATTCGTTGTATAACGTTGTCATAAACGAGAAAAGCATGTTAAAACGATAGGTACAGTATCCCTCTAGCAAAAGTAGACTACACTTTATAGCCTGCACCGACCGAACATGTTTGATCTCTCCTCGCGCTATGATGATGATGTCCACGAACCTTGTGCGTAATGATCAGAGATATATACTACCTACATACCTTTTGCTGACGTGTCTTAAAATGTTGTTTAAGGGTCCTTACAAAACATTCCTCTTCCCACAGTGGTAGTATTAACCCCACCCGAATGAGTTTGCCCTGGCTCATTAAAATAACCCACTATTCACAGACCAACACAACATCTTTTGGATGTCTTTTTTTGGtcattttttgtttatttaaaCGTCCACGGACgttgatttttttatttgtacAGGTCTGGACCGGCTTTGATTTTGCCCAAACATAGATGTCTAtctttggttcagatttggtcggTCAAGACCAGCCTTGATTTGGGCCAAACATGGAAGTCTATGACTGGTCTGGACCAAAACAATTATCTTtacatttttcaataaatgtgcattCTTTCAGCTACTTTTAAgttaatacctgcagtcaacttgtgctaTACATTAGGAGATCAAGCAGATTGTAGGCTCAGCCCTAATTTATGTCCTCTTTGTTACCTGGAGTTGCATGGCAAATAGTCAAGGAAGACAAGGAATGGAACGAAGCCCAATGCCCAAGGACTAGTCAGCCCTTCCCCATCTGAAGGGCCAAAATGTACAGTATTCAGAGGACTGACTATACAATGTGATAGATACCAAACATGGATACTATAGTATTATTCTTAAAAAtgttgttctaaactgacttgcctagttaaataaaggtaaacattaGATTTTTTTATCAGATAAATCTGATGCTATCTGTATGAATGTATTATCTCAGTGGTAACTTGTACTCTGATTTACCCTATGCAAAAAGGTTTTATGGTCTTCTTAGGAATTCTGTCTCATTCACATTGGTCCCATCCCCCACACAAGCCTTTTACATGCTGTGACCCCCTCTGGAGATTGGGCCTTGGTGGTCAGGTTACA
This DNA window, taken from Oncorhynchus gorbuscha isolate QuinsamMale2020 ecotype Even-year linkage group LG13, OgorEven_v1.0, whole genome shotgun sequence, encodes the following:
- the LOC123994177 gene encoding arylsulfatase I-like; this translates as MAVSALTGFSVVSLLSLGYLSWDLMSPNQVESESVPNFRDRSPVPHPPHIIFIMTDDQGFNDIGYHGSDIQTPTLDKLAADGVKLENYYIQPICTPSRSQLITGRYQIHTGLQHSIIRPRQPNCLPFDQVTLPQRLQETGYSTHMVGKWHLGFYKKECLPTRRGFDSYFGSLTGSVDYYTYKSCDGPGMCGFDLHEGETVAWGQGGKYSTHLYTQRVRKILAAHDPQAQPLFIYLSFQAVHTPLQSPREYIYPYRGLGNVARRKYAAMVSAVDEAVRNVTYALRKYGYYQNSVIIFSTDNGGQPFSGGSNWPLRGRKGTYWEGGVRGLGFVHSPLLRRKRRVSKALVHITDWYPTLVGLAGGNASQTEGLDGYDMWGAISEEKESPRLEILHNIDPLYNPARSGSLQSGYGIWNTAIQASIRAGDWKLLTGDPGYGDWTPPQMLPGFPDGWWNLERHLEPQKSVWLFNISGDPYERYDLAEQRPDVVKELLARLVFYNRTSVPVRYPSEDPRGDPDLNDGAWGPWVGDEEEDHWNGVYHKKTKNRKKYKLSKTKSFFRRLNTRIMSNRI